One Terriglobia bacterium DNA segment encodes these proteins:
- a CDS encoding archease, translating into MATFDELEHTADWAFRARGETLALLFINAAFAMFSLEGIQAEGKKTGQTIIRELEVQAVDKEGLLVNWLNELLYIAEVDRQFPVGIEILDLAPQRLRARLELIAEERPDRRIKAVTFHNLRVEQTPHGWEATVVVDV; encoded by the coding sequence ATGGCGACATTCGACGAGCTCGAGCACACCGCCGATTGGGCCTTCCGCGCACGCGGTGAGACCCTGGCGCTGCTGTTCATCAACGCGGCTTTCGCCATGTTCTCCCTGGAGGGGATCCAGGCCGAAGGGAAAAAGACTGGACAGACGATTATCCGCGAGCTCGAAGTGCAGGCCGTGGACAAGGAGGGTCTGCTGGTCAACTGGCTCAACGAGCTCCTGTATATCGCCGAGGTGGACCGCCAGTTCCCGGTGGGGATTGAAATCCTGGATCTCGCACCGCAGCGCCTGCGCGCCCGGCTGGAACTGATCGCCGAAGAACGGCCCGACCGCCGCATCAAGGCGGTGACCTTTCACAACCTCAGAGTCGAGCAAACGCCGCACGGCTGGGAGGCCACGGTCGTCGTGGACGTGTAG